The following proteins come from a genomic window of Streptomyces sp. GS7:
- a CDS encoding helix-turn-helix domain-containing protein, translating to MHHVVALVHPPQSTFELGCAAEVFGISRRGIPARYAFGVCTEHPGPVPTLAGYDMLVTDGLEALDRADTVVVPGWLPTEQPPSPPVVAALRRAHGRGARVVSICSGAFALGHAGLLDGRRATTHWARAGQLADRFPAARVDPDVLYVDDGDVATSAGSGAGIDLCLHLVRADHGAGYAAQVARSMVMPPHREGGQLQYSAPPHPAQIDGTLAPLLEWITGRLDEPLTVDELAAHAGVSARTLARRFADQLGASPGRWLLAQRIATARELLESTDLPLEAVARRVGLSSAVNLRRRFLRAVGTTPGAYRRAFRAEP from the coding sequence ATGCATCATGTGGTCGCGCTCGTCCATCCACCGCAGTCGACCTTCGAACTCGGCTGCGCGGCCGAGGTGTTCGGGATCTCCCGGCGGGGAATCCCGGCCCGGTACGCCTTCGGGGTGTGCACGGAACACCCCGGTCCGGTGCCGACCCTCGCCGGGTACGACATGCTCGTGACCGACGGGCTGGAGGCACTCGACCGCGCGGACACCGTCGTCGTCCCCGGGTGGCTGCCCACGGAGCAGCCGCCCTCGCCCCCGGTCGTCGCGGCCCTGCGCCGCGCACACGGGCGCGGAGCGCGGGTGGTCAGCATCTGCTCCGGCGCCTTCGCGCTGGGCCACGCCGGGCTGTTGGACGGGCGGCGGGCGACCACGCACTGGGCGCGGGCGGGCCAACTCGCCGACCGGTTCCCGGCCGCGCGGGTGGACCCGGACGTGCTGTACGTGGACGACGGTGACGTGGCCACCAGCGCGGGCTCCGGCGCGGGCATCGACCTCTGCCTGCATCTCGTCCGCGCGGACCACGGCGCCGGGTACGCCGCGCAGGTGGCCCGCAGCATGGTCATGCCGCCGCACCGGGAGGGCGGGCAGCTCCAGTACTCGGCGCCGCCGCACCCCGCCCAGATCGACGGTACGCTCGCGCCCCTGCTGGAGTGGATCACCGGACGGCTCGACGAGCCGCTCACCGTCGACGAACTGGCCGCGCACGCAGGGGTGTCGGCCCGTACCCTCGCCCGTCGGTTCGCCGATCAGCTCGGCGCCAGTCCGGGGCGGTGGCTGCTCGCGCAGCGCATCGCCACCGCCCGCGAACTGCTGGAATCCACCGACCTCCCCCTGGAGGCCGTCGCGCGTCGCGTCGGCCTCTCCTCGGCCGTCAATCTCCGCAGGCGCTTTCTGCGCGCCGTGGGGACGACGCCGGGTGCCTACCGGCGCGCGTTCCGCGCCGAGCCGTGA